From one Bacteroides eggerthii genomic stretch:
- a CDS encoding ATP-binding cassette domain-containing protein, with the protein MQQHTLHIAGGVARNPLVRLSNPVTLDFLDGEHIAIVGPNGAGKSLLVDLLTGKYPLRDGVLTYDFRPSATQTAYDNIKYIAFRDTYGSADANYYYQQRWNAHDQEDAPLVRELLGEVKDEALRQQLFGLFRIEPMLDKKIILLSSGELRKFQLTKTLLTAPRILIMDNPFIGLDAATRELLFNVLEKLAQLASLQIVLVLSMLDDVPSFITHVVPVENGVVGEKMERAAYLRTFRERDAIRVEADAASFGELQQRIMDLPYENTNFTSDEVVRLNKVSIRYDDRTILKELDWTVMRGQKWALSGENGAGKSTLLSLVCADNPQSYACDISLFGRKRGTGESIWEIKKHIGYVSPEMHRAYLKNLPAIEIVASGLHDSIGLYKRPHAGQMAVCEWWMDVFGVAGLKDKPFLQLSSAEQRLALLARAFVKDPELLILDEPLHGLDTYNRRRVKKIIEAFCARRDKTMIMVTHYENELPATISDRLYLKRNR; encoded by the coding sequence ATGCAACAACACACCTTACATATAGCGGGAGGCGTAGCCCGCAACCCGCTTGTCCGTTTATCAAACCCTGTCACGCTCGACTTTCTCGACGGAGAACACATCGCTATTGTAGGCCCTAACGGAGCCGGAAAAAGCCTGCTGGTAGACTTGCTTACGGGCAAATACCCTTTGCGTGATGGCGTGCTGACTTATGATTTCCGCCCTTCCGCTACGCAAACCGCTTACGACAACATTAAGTACATCGCCTTTCGCGACACCTACGGTTCAGCCGATGCCAATTACTACTATCAGCAACGTTGGAACGCCCACGATCAGGAAGATGCCCCGCTGGTGCGCGAATTATTGGGCGAGGTGAAAGATGAAGCCCTCAGGCAACAGCTATTCGGACTTTTCCGTATCGAACCGATGCTCGATAAGAAAATCATTCTCCTTTCCAGCGGCGAACTTCGTAAGTTTCAGTTGACGAAGACGTTGCTTACAGCTCCGCGTATTCTCATCATGGACAATCCTTTCATCGGGTTGGATGCTGCAACCCGCGAGTTGTTGTTTAATGTTTTGGAAAAGCTGGCCCAACTTGCTTCCCTGCAAATCGTGCTGGTTCTTTCTATGTTGGACGATGTGCCGTCTTTTATCACTCATGTGGTTCCCGTTGAAAATGGGGTGGTGGGAGAGAAAATGGAACGTGCCGCCTATTTGCGGACTTTTCGTGAACGGGATGCTATTCGTGTTGAGGCAGATGCCGCTTCTTTCGGTGAATTGCAGCAGCGTATAATGGACCTTCCGTATGAAAATACGAATTTTACCTCAGACGAAGTGGTCCGTCTGAACAAGGTCAGCATCCGTTATGATGACCGTACGATTCTGAAGGAATTGGACTGGACGGTGATGCGCGGGCAGAAGTGGGCATTGAGTGGTGAGAACGGTGCGGGAAAATCCACTTTACTCAGTCTGGTGTGTGCAGACAATCCTCAATCTTACGCCTGCGACATCAGCCTGTTTGGGCGTAAGCGCGGTACAGGCGAGAGCATTTGGGAAATAAAAAAACATATAGGCTACGTCAGCCCGGAGATGCACCGGGCCTATCTGAAGAACCTGCCGGCTATTGAAATCGTTGCTTCCGGACTACATGACAGTATCGGTTTGTACAAGCGTCCGCATGCCGGACAAATGGCTGTGTGTGAGTGGTGGATGGATGTTTTTGGCGTAGCCGGATTGAAGGATAAACCTTTCCTGCAACTCTCCAGCGCCGAACAGCGTCTTGCGTTGTTGGCACGCGCTTTCGTGAAAGATCCCGAACTGCTGATTCTTGACGAACCGTTGCATGGACTGGATACCTACAATCGCCGCCGAGTAAAGAAGATCATAGAGGCTTTCTGCGCCCGCCGGGATAAAACAATGATTATGGTAACCCATTATGAGAATGAACTTCCCGCTACGATCAGCGACCGCCTGTACCTGAAACGCAACCGGTAA